Sequence from the Enhydrobacter sp. genome:
CTCCATGGCGGCGTAGGACGAGTTGGTGCGCAGCACGACGCTGGGGCTGCGTTCGACCACCTCGCTCCATGGCTTCATCACCGGCAGATTGTGCAGCGTGGTGTGGTCGACGATCTGGTGCTCGCGCAGATCCTCGAGCTTCTGCGGCAGGCCGTACTGCTCGATATAGGACGGCGCAGCGAACACCGACATGTTGAACTGCCCGACACGAGCGGCGACGAGCTGGTTGGAGGTCGGGCGAAAGAAGCGGATGGCGAGGTCGGCCTGCCGCGTGGCGAGGTCGAGCACCTGGTCGCTGGCGATGACCTGCACGATGATGTCGGGATGCGAGCGGCGCAGCCGGTCGAGGCGCGGCACCAGCCAGTGCGCCGCCAAGCCCTCGGTCGAGGCGATGCGCACCACGCCCGACATCTCGCGGTCGAGGCCGGCCAGGTGGCGCTCGATGGCGGTGGCGTTCGACAGCATCGATTCGGCCTGCACAAGCACGCCGCGCGCCGCGGGCGTCACCTCCATGCCATGGCGATGGCGGTCGAACAGCTTGGCGCCCAGCCGGCGTTCGAGCGCCTGGATGCGGCGCCCTACCGTCGTCTGCTTGGTATTGAGTTGGGTTGCAGCGGCGCTGAAACTACCCGTCTTCGCGACGGCCAAGAAGAAGCGGACGTCGTCCCAATCGCCGAGAATATTCGGCACCTTGGTCTTGCGGGGAGTAGGCGTGGCCATAATTGCAACAATCGATACAAATGAGTTTCGGGCTCAAAGTTTACTTTAAGTAGGCAGCATGGTTTATCTTATACCATTAATTGTGCACTGTCGTTTTTTGTCTCGTTTATAGGGCATTAGCCGTCTTCTTCAACAAACGGCTACACCCTGACGGTATGTATCTAGCTCCTGCATTGGTTAGTCAATCAATCCCTAGTGGTTTTCCAGATTGACACGTCGCAACGGGGCAGGGTGCAACGTGGCCGTCATCGGCTCGGACAACGGCAAATCGATCGGCCTGGCGGTTTTGGCTGCCCGGGTTCGGCGCTATGTGCGCAGCCCGTCGACCCGAATCGCCGCCTTCCTCGGCGTGCTTTCCTACGTCAGTTATGCGTATGCGCATGGCAGTTGGACTAACCCGGCGCTGATCGGGGTGTCACTGTTCGTCGGCGTCTTCGCGCCGAGCTACGCCAAGCTCAGCAACAAGGCGGAGCTGTGGGCGAACAACCGGTTCGGTTTCGTGACGGCGGGGAAGCTGGGCCGCTTTCTGCCTCAGCTCGCGTTCAATCTCGCTGTCTTTTGGGTCATGCTATGGGGGGGTGCGCTCATCCAGGCGGGCATTGCATCGGTGGGCGGGATCGCCGGCGCCGCCCTCGTGACTACGCTCGCCTCGCAGGGCGCACAGTATCTCGGCCTCTACCTCTTCCAGCGCGGCATCGGCGACGCCAACCGCAACGTGCTGATCGGCCTGTCGATCAATCTCGGCCTCACCGCGCTCGGCACGGCGGGCCTGCCCTATGCGCGGGAAGCCTTCCTGATCGCGGGCTTCGTGCTCGGCGCGCTGTTCTTCGGGCTCGGCCTCCTGTCGGACATCCGCTCCGTCGCCGCGCCCAGGGGCGGCATCGGCCTGTTCTTCGGCACCTTCAATCCGTTCCACAACACGCATCTCGAAATGGTGCGCCGGGCGATCGAGGAACGCGACCTCGACAGGATCATCATCCATCCCACTCTGGTGCCGCGCCTGCATGCCGACGCCTTCCGCAAGGGCCAGATCCGGGTGGCGCGGCTCGAGAACGGCTTCCAGATCTACGAAGCCACCGACAAGGCCGACGTGAACGTCGACTACTTTCCGTCGGGCCGGCAATTCCTGCCTCCCGAGACGCGCAAGGCGCTGATCGAGCTCGCGGTGGCCGAAGCCGGGCTGGGCAACCGGGTCGAGGTCGCGTTCTTTCGCGAAACCTACGACAAGCGCGGCTTCCAGGGCGTGATCGCCGAGGTGAAGAAGCGCCATCCGGGCAAGCGCCTGCATGCACTGCACGGCACCGACATCGGCGGCATGACGGTGCGCCAGATCTGCGACGAGAGCGGCTGGATCTATCCGTGGCGCATCCTGCGGCGCGACGCGGTGTCGGCCACCGCGATCCGTCGCGGCGCCAAGGGCATGACCGCGTCGGTCGTGACCGACGTGATGACGCAATTGACGGCGAACGTGCCGGTGGTGGTGGCTGGGGGCCGCCGCTTCCGGAACGACAACGGAGTACTGATCGAGGGGGTTTAGCATGACCGTGCAAGAGACGGCGGGCCGCGGGACGAACCGGCCGGTCGTGACCATCAAGCTCGCATCCACGTCGGACGAGCTCATGCAGTGCTTCATGCTGCGCTCGGCGGTCTATATCGGCGAGCAGCAGTGCCCGTACCGGGAGGAGTTCGACGGCAACGACTACACCGCGAGCCATCTCATCCTCTATGTCGACGGCGAGCCGGCGTCGTGCATGCGGCTGCGTTGGTTCCAGTCCTTCGTGAAGTTCGAGCGCGCCGTCGTGCTGAAGCGCTACCGCTCGATGGGGCTGTGGCAGCCCTTCATCGAATGGGCGAAGGACTTCGCCCGGAGCAAGGGCTTCGCCAAGGTCTACCTTCACTCGCAGCACCGGCTGTGGCCGATCATGGAGCGCATGGGCTTCAAGCGGGTCGACGACAAGGTCTTCTACTTCTCCGACCACGAGTACGGGGCGTTCTATTACGACCTCACCGACCGGCCGGAGGAAGCGCCGACGATGCACAGCGATCCTCTCCTGCTGAACAGGCCGGAGGATCGTCTCGACATGCCGGGAATACTGGAGGAGTCGGTCAAGCGGGGGGCGAGCAATCCGCACGCGGCATGGACCGAGCGCCGGGCGAACTGAGGGGGACCGAGATGTCTGACACGACTCGAACGATCGGCGGCGAAGCCGTCACCACCAAGCTGGCCATGAAGATGGAGGACTCGCTGCAGGCCTTCGCGGTGCGCGCCGCCTGCTTCATCGGCGAACTCGACGTGCCCTACTCGGAGGAGTTCGACGGCCACGATTTCGGCGCCACCCACGTCATCGCCTATGTCGGCGACGAGCCGGTCGGGGCGGTGCGCGTGCGCTGGTTCCAGTCCTTCGCCATGCCGGAACGGCTGGCCGTCATCCAGCGCTTCCGCGGCCACAGCATCGGCCAGCTCCTGCTCGAGCGCTGCCGGCATCTGGCGCAGAGCCGCGGCTGCAACATGCTCTATACCCAGGCCCTGCCGACGGACGTCGGCTACTGGGAGAAGCAGGGCTGGCGGCGCCTGATCCCGGAGGAGGCGTCGAGCGGCATGAAGCGCATCGTCGCCATGGTGCGCGCGGTCGACCCGAGCAAGCCCTTGCCGGAGGTCGAGGCCCCCGAGGCGATCGTGCTGCGCCGCGAGCAGCAACTCGACGCGACGGGACTGCCGCTCGGCACCGTCACCAACTGAGGCCGGATCCGGCCGTTGTCGGGAGAAAGCGGTCGATCTCCTAGCCTTTCCCCACCGCGCGCTCGGCCGCCAGGCTGCGCTCGACTCCGGCCTCGATCGCGGCGCGATCGAAGATGCCCGACGGGTTCTCGCGGGTCGGCGAAAAGGCGCGGAAATGCGTCCACCGCTCGCGGCTCACCGCCTCGAGGCGTTCCAGCTCGGCGAGGGGATCGACGTGGTCGTCGACCCGGAGGTCGAGCTCGGAATATTCCTGGTTGCCGTAGATCAGCAGCGCCGCCGACTGCTTGCCGCGCTTGTCGCCGCCGGCAGCCTCGCCCGCCTTCATCGCCGCGATCAGCCGGCGCGGCAGCGGTAGCGCGGCGTTCTCCCGCAACGCCCGCGCCGTTTCGGCGATGACGTCGGGACCGGCCAGCATGTTGCCGGCGATCGACATGTCGTCGCCGATCCAGTGACCGCACCACGGCACGCACTCGGCGCCGGTGTGGGCGGCGAAGCGGCCGTCGGCGCCCAGGACGTGGAGCTGGCGGTGCTCGCGGCCGGCGTCGGGCGCCGTCAGGATCCGCACGATGTCGGCGGCGCCGACGCCGTCGCGGATCAGCCGCAGCCCATGGCGGCCGTAGAGCGGGTTGGTCAGCGCCTGCGTGCAGACGGCGCCGCGGGTCGGCTCGACATGCGGCACGCGCGCGCCGACGGCGAAGAACTTGGTGGCGACGGCGACGCCGATGCGGCCGCTCGAGCGCTCGTGCAGGATGATCGACCAGGTCATGAGGGTGCCGACCTCAGCGTCCCGCCGCGTAGCCCTGCATGCCGCGCGGGTTGGCCGCGGCCCGGCGCCAGGGATCCTCGCGCGACGCCGCCGTGAGCCGGCCTTCGGACCAGTCGTCGTTCAGCTCGACCTCGTGGCCGCGCTTCCTCAGCTCGTCGACCGTCTCCTTCGGCACGCGGCCCTCCAGCACCAGCACGCCCGGCCGGGCAGTGCGCGGCCAGAAGGAGGAGGGGAAATGTTCGCTGTGCCAGGCCGGCGCGTCGATCGCCTCCTGCAGGTTCATGCCGCAATGGACGTGGCGCAGGAAGAGCTGGGTGATCCACTGGTCCTGCTGGTCGCCGCCGGGCGAGCCCCACACCATGTAGGGCTCGCCGTCGCGATGGGCGAGCGTGGGCGTGATCGTGCTGCGCGGCCGCTTGCCCGGCGCCAGCGATCCCGGCAGACCTTCCTCGAGCCAGAACATCTGGCCGCGCGTGCCGAGCGGGAAGCCGAGCTCGGGGATCACCGGCGAGCTTTGCAGCCAGCCGCCCGAGGGCGTGGCTGAGATCATGTTGCCGTCGCGATCAACGATGTCGAAATGCACGGTGTCGCCGCTGGTCTGGCCGACGCGGCCGACCGTCGGCTCGCCGGCGCCGCTCGCCGCCACGCCCAGCCGCTGGCCGTCGGCGCGGCGCAGCTTCACCACGCCGCCATAGCCGTCGACCCTGCCCGGGCGCTGCTCCAGCGAGGCGCGCGTCGGATCGATCAGCCGGCGCCGGTTGGCGTTGTAGGCGTCCGACAGCAGGGTCTGCATCGGCACGTCGACGAACGCCGGATCGCCGTAGAAGGCCTCGCGGTCGGCGAAGGCGAGCTTGCTCGCCTCGACGACCAGATGGATGAAGTCGGCGCTGGTCGGGTCCATGCCGTCGAGGTCGAAGCCCTTGAGCAGCGCGAGCTGCTGCAGCACCACCGGCCCCTGCGTCCAGCTGTGCGCCTTGCACACCGTGTAGCGGCCGTAGTCGTAGGCGAGCGGCGTTTCCACCGTGGCCTGCCACCGCGCCATGTCGTCGCCGCGCAGCACGCCCCGGTGGCGCCGGCCCGAGACGTCCATCACCTCCTCGGCCGAGCAGAAGCGGTCGATCGCCTCGGCGACGAAACCCTGGCTCCACGCCCTGCGAGCGCGCTCGATCTCGGCCTCGCGCCCGCCGCCGCCGGCCTCGGCTTCCGCGAGGAGGCGCGCATAGGTGTTGCCGAGCGCGACGTTGCGGAACAGCGACGCCGGTCTCGGCACCTCGTTGCCCGGCAGGAAGATCGCCGCCGAGCTCGGCCAGTGCTGGCGGAAATTGTCGGCGACGGTGGCGATGGTGGCCGAGGCGCGCTCGGCCAGCGGATGGCCGTTCAGCCAGTAGCCGATGGCGGGCGTCAGCACGTCGGCCACGCGCATCGTGCCGTAGTCGCGCAGCACCGTCATGTAGGCGTCGAACGTGCCGGGGATGCAGGCCGGCAGCAGGCCGGTCCCGGGGATGAGATCGAGTCCGAGATGGCCCTTGTAATGGGCGATGGTGGCGCCGGCCGGCATCGAGCCCTGGCCGCACACGATCTCGGTTCGGCCGTGCTTTACCGCATGCAGGATCAGCGGCACGTCGCCGCCCGGCCCGCAGAGATGCGGCTCGACCACCTGTAGGGTGAAGGCGGTGGCGACGGCGGCGTCGAAGGCGTTGCCGCCGCGCTCGAGGATGCCCATGCCGACGGCGGTGGCGATCCAGTGCGTCGAGGTCACGACGCCGAACGTGCCGGTGACCTCGGGCCGGGTCGTGAATGGATTGGGATTGATGAGTCTCACGGGCGGCTCCTGGAACGTCGGCGGAGGCTGCGGGATGACGCGACCTTAAGCCGG
This genomic interval carries:
- a CDS encoding GNAT family N-acetyltransferase, whose product is MTVQETAGRGTNRPVVTIKLASTSDELMQCFMLRSAVYIGEQQCPYREEFDGNDYTASHLILYVDGEPASCMRLRWFQSFVKFERAVVLKRYRSMGLWQPFIEWAKDFARSKGFAKVYLHSQHRLWPIMERMGFKRVDDKVFYFSDHEYGAFYYDLTDRPEEAPTMHSDPLLLNRPEDRLDMPGILEESVKRGASNPHAAWTERRAN
- a CDS encoding LysR family transcriptional regulator, giving the protein MATPTPRKTKVPNILGDWDDVRFFLAVAKTGSFSAAATQLNTKQTTVGRRIQALERRLGAKLFDRHRHGMEVTPAARGVLVQAESMLSNATAIERHLAGLDREMSGVVRIASTEGLAAHWLVPRLDRLRRSHPDIIVQVIASDQVLDLATRQADLAIRFFRPTSNQLVAARVGQFNMSVFAAPSYIEQYGLPQKLEDLREHQIVDHTTLHNLPVMKPWSEVVERSPSVVLRTNSSYAAMEAVSVGYGISVFPDYVTKMSNLVSAPIDLGIVRDIWLVSHEETNKGARIRTVIDYVREQFRQDEREWFSPPTGRSSLVAA
- a CDS encoding gamma-glutamyltransferase family protein; its protein translation is MGILERGGNAFDAAVATAFTLQVVEPHLCGPGGDVPLILHAVKHGRTEIVCGQGSMPAGATIAHYKGHLGLDLIPGTGLLPACIPGTFDAYMTVLRDYGTMRVADVLTPAIGYWLNGHPLAERASATIATVADNFRQHWPSSAAIFLPGNEVPRPASLFRNVALGNTYARLLAEAEAGGGGREAEIERARRAWSQGFVAEAIDRFCSAEEVMDVSGRRHRGVLRGDDMARWQATVETPLAYDYGRYTVCKAHSWTQGPVVLQQLALLKGFDLDGMDPTSADFIHLVVEASKLAFADREAFYGDPAFVDVPMQTLLSDAYNANRRRLIDPTRASLEQRPGRVDGYGGVVKLRRADGQRLGVAASGAGEPTVGRVGQTSGDTVHFDIVDRDGNMISATPSGGWLQSSPVIPELGFPLGTRGQMFWLEEGLPGSLAPGKRPRSTITPTLAHRDGEPYMVWGSPGGDQQDQWITQLFLRHVHCGMNLQEAIDAPAWHSEHFPSSFWPRTARPGVLVLEGRVPKETVDELRKRGHEVELNDDWSEGRLTAASREDPWRRAAANPRGMQGYAAGR
- a CDS encoding DUF1028 domain-containing protein, coding for MTWSIILHERSSGRIGVAVATKFFAVGARVPHVEPTRGAVCTQALTNPLYGRHGLRLIRDGVGAADIVRILTAPDAGREHRQLHVLGADGRFAAHTGAECVPWCGHWIGDDMSIAGNMLAGPDVIAETARALRENAALPLPRRLIAAMKAGEAAGGDKRGKQSAALLIYGNQEYSELDLRVDDHVDPLAELERLEAVSRERWTHFRAFSPTRENPSGIFDRAAIEAGVERSLAAERAVGKG
- a CDS encoding GNAT family N-acetyltransferase is translated as MSDTTRTIGGEAVTTKLAMKMEDSLQAFAVRAACFIGELDVPYSEEFDGHDFGATHVIAYVGDEPVGAVRVRWFQSFAMPERLAVIQRFRGHSIGQLLLERCRHLAQSRGCNMLYTQALPTDVGYWEKQGWRRLIPEEASSGMKRIVAMVRAVDPSKPLPEVEAPEAIVLRREQQLDATGLPLGTVTN